One stretch of Chryseobacterium indologenes DNA includes these proteins:
- a CDS encoding fatty acid desaturase, whose amino-acid sequence MKHQEKSRQIRKEINQSYQQLKEEYPLLKKQDSIGFLIFLISIIIIVIVSVCWYEMIIPTWLMIVVNAFFMGILHEIEHDLIHWLYFKKQKPIHHFMLFTVWVLRPLTINPWIRRTLHYHHHKFSGTLHDVEERGVTNGEHWSLKRLLTTADIVLGGLLRLQQMSEDMDREVKNGNLKDETSVTLKRITLLGLIPLTIAAHLILYFFFADWFMHWINARFMTDLGLPSYIEDVLNSLNGIIYTILLPNLLRQFCLHFITSNMHYFGDVEEGNVMEQTQVLNIWWTFPMQIFCFFFGWTHSIHHFVVNETFYVRHMGRKQAWEVLRKYGVRFNDLGTFRRANRFREYSNRNDN is encoded by the coding sequence GTGAAACATCAGGAAAAGTCAAGACAGATAAGGAAAGAGATTAATCAATCCTATCAACAGCTTAAAGAAGAGTATCCTTTATTAAAAAAGCAGGATAGTATTGGATTTTTGATATTTCTAATTTCAATTATTATCATTGTTATAGTATCTGTATGCTGGTATGAAATGATTATTCCAACCTGGCTGATGATTGTGGTAAATGCCTTTTTTATGGGGATTCTTCACGAGATTGAACACGATCTTATTCATTGGCTCTATTTTAAAAAACAAAAGCCAATACATCATTTTATGCTTTTCACTGTATGGGTTTTACGTCCATTAACTATTAATCCTTGGATCAGGCGTACATTGCATTATCATCATCATAAATTTTCAGGAACATTGCATGATGTGGAAGAACGTGGGGTAACCAATGGAGAACATTGGTCGCTGAAACGGTTATTAACAACTGCAGATATTGTTTTAGGTGGGCTTTTGCGTCTTCAGCAAATGTCTGAGGATATGGATAGGGAAGTGAAAAACGGAAACCTTAAAGATGAAACCTCTGTAACTCTAAAACGAATTACATTGCTGGGGTTAATACCCCTGACTATTGCGGCCCATCTGATATTGTATTTCTTTTTTGCAGATTGGTTCATGCACTGGATCAATGCAAGGTTCATGACAGATTTAGGCCTCCCTTCTTATATTGAAGATGTATTGAACAGCTTAAATGGCATTATTTATACAATTCTTCTACCAAACCTGTTGCGTCAGTTTTGTTTACATTTTATAACATCTAATATGCACTATTTTGGTGATGTGGAAGAAGGAAATGTTATGGAACAGACACAGGTCCTGAATATCTGGTGGACCTTCCCAATGCAGATATTCTGTTTCTTTTTTGGCTGGACACACAGCATTCATCATTTTGTTGTGAATGAAACCTTTTATGTCCGCCACATGGGAAGAAAGCAGGCATGGGAAGTACTTAGGAAATACGGTGTCAGGTTTAATGATCTGGGAACATTCAGAAGAGCCAACCGTTTTCGGGAATACTCAAACCGTAATGATAACTAA
- the tyrS gene encoding tyrosine--tRNA ligase: MNSFIEELKWRGLFADMMPGTDEQLNKEVTTAYIGFDPTADSLHIGSLIQIKILAHFQQHGHKPIALVGGATGMIGDPSGKSAERNLLDEETLLHYVDCLKNQLSRFLDFSGNEPNKAELVNNYDWMKNISFLDFAKNVGKNITVNYMMAKDSVKKRFSGESGADGMSFTEFTYQLIQGYDFLHLYQNNNVKLQMGGSDQWGNITTGTELIRRKAQGEAFALTVPLITKADGSKFGKSESGENYWLDKKKTSPYKFYQFWLNATDEDAERFIKFYTFLGKEEIEALIEEHKTAAHERKLQKKLAEEVTVWVHGREEYEKALKASEILFGRSTAEDLVSLDEETFLEVFDGVPQKEVAKADVLGINIVDLLSEKSGFLKSKSEAQREIKGNSISVNKQKVNDTFTANETDLIDGQFLLLQKGKKSYFIVKVI; encoded by the coding sequence ATGAATTCCTTTATAGAAGAACTGAAATGGCGTGGTCTGTTTGCTGATATGATGCCTGGAACCGATGAACAACTTAATAAAGAGGTAACTACTGCATATATTGGTTTTGATCCAACGGCCGATTCTTTACATATCGGAAGTCTTATTCAGATAAAAATCCTGGCTCACTTCCAGCAGCATGGTCACAAACCGATTGCTTTGGTAGGAGGAGCTACAGGAATGATCGGTGATCCATCCGGAAAATCGGCGGAGAGAAATCTTTTGGATGAGGAAACCCTTTTACATTATGTAGATTGTTTGAAAAATCAACTTTCAAGATTTCTTGATTTTTCAGGGAATGAGCCTAATAAAGCAGAACTAGTAAACAACTACGACTGGATGAAGAATATTTCTTTCCTTGATTTTGCTAAAAATGTTGGGAAGAACATCACCGTTAACTATATGATGGCTAAAGATTCTGTAAAGAAAAGATTTTCTGGAGAATCTGGTGCAGACGGAATGAGTTTTACAGAATTTACCTATCAGTTGATCCAAGGATATGATTTCCTTCACCTGTATCAAAACAATAATGTAAAGCTTCAGATGGGAGGTTCTGACCAATGGGGGAATATTACAACCGGAACAGAATTGATCCGTAGGAAAGCACAGGGTGAGGCATTTGCATTAACGGTTCCTTTAATTACAAAAGCTGATGGCTCTAAATTCGGAAAATCTGAAAGCGGAGAAAACTATTGGTTAGATAAAAAGAAAACTTCTCCATACAAATTCTACCAGTTCTGGTTAAATGCTACGGATGAAGATGCTGAGAGATTCATTAAGTTCTATACATTCCTTGGAAAAGAAGAAATTGAGGCATTAATTGAAGAGCATAAAACAGCAGCTCACGAAAGAAAACTTCAGAAAAAATTAGCTGAAGAAGTAACCGTGTGGGTACATGGCAGAGAAGAGTACGAAAAAGCACTTAAAGCTTCTGAAATTCTTTTCGGACGTTCTACCGCTGAAGATTTAGTAAGCCTTGATGAAGAAACTTTCCTTGAAGTTTTTGACGGGGTTCCACAAAAGGAAGTCGCAAAAGCTGATGTACTGGGTATCAATATTGTGGATCTTCTTTCCGAGAAATCAGGATTCCTGAAATCTAAAAGTGAAGCTCAAAGAGAAATCAAAGGAAATTCGATCTCTGTAAACAAGCAAAAAGTAAATGATACTTTTACTGCAAATGAAACAGATCTTATTGATGGCCAATTCTTATTGCTTCAAAAAGGTAAGAAAAGCTATTTCATTGTAAAAGTCATTTAA